From Etheostoma cragini isolate CJK2018 chromosome 14, CSU_Ecrag_1.0, whole genome shotgun sequence, the proteins below share one genomic window:
- the slc39a7 gene encoding zinc transporter Slc39a7 isoform X5, whose translation MGCIRLLALTLATSAVLLFASHSTTAHSHSHGDHGHGHGHHHHGHHHHGHSHGEDDHEDVKMFHGASKWSAEANIPLQEEEHHGHAHAHDHGHAHDHGHAHDHGHAHDHGHAHAHDHGHGHAHHDAEDIVRVHKEESGHAHSHGGERVKRETEGEKRDTLELWTQAIGATLLISAAPFLILFLIPVQSNSDQHQNLLKVLLSFASGGLLGDAFLHLIPHALEPHSHHGEEDHGHSHASEESRDHGHSHGAAHGHMMSVGLWVLGGIIAFLVVEKFVRALKGGSGHGHSHGHSHDAPKEKDSDGEEDKEKKKKKESKDKKVPKKEETQEKSTDIKVSGYLNLAADFTHNFTDGLAIGASFLVGPAVGAVTTLTILLHEVPHEIGDFAILVQSGCTKKKGHVSPVADCPGSSSRHSLLPIGRGRGRGGDRLDPAVHGRRLCLHRHGHRAARTAGGPLQLRPVSDGDSGAAVRGGHDGADRRVRVRRGRVDREVEKVKRLGEEKKEKLVLK comes from the exons ATGGGCTGTATACGTCTGCTGGCACTGACACTGGCCACATCTGCAGTACTCCTGTTCGCCTCACATTCAACCACTGCCCATAGCCATTCCCATGGCGACCACGGCCACGGCCACGGCCACCATCACCACGGCCACCATCACCACGGCCACTCCCACGGAGAAGACGATCATGAAGACGTGAAGATGTTCCACGGAGCGAGCAAGTGGAGCGCCGAGGCCAACATCCCTCTCCAGGAAGAGGAACACCACGGACACGCACACGCTCACGATCACGGGCACGCTCACGATCACGGGCACGCTCACGATCACGGGCACGCTCACGATCACGGGCACGCT CACGCTCATGATCATGGACATGGGCACGCTCATCACGATGCGGAGGATATTGTTCGGGTGCACAAGGAGGAGAGTGGACACGCACACTCCCACGGAGGGGAGAGGGtgaagagggagacagaaggagagaaaagggaCACGCTGGAGCTGTGGACACAG GCTATCGGAGCGACCCTGCTGATCAGCGCGGCTCCTTTCCTCATCCTGTTTCTGATCCCAGTTCAGTCCAACAGCGACCAGCACCAGAACCTGCTCAAAGTGCTGCTCAGCTTTGCCTCAGGTGGACTGCTGGGAGACGCCTTCCTCCACCTCATTCCACACGCTTTGG AGCCCCACTCTCACCACGGAGAAGAAGATCATGGACACTCGCACGCAAGTGAGGAGTCACGTGACCACGGCCACTCCCATG GAGCCGCCCACGGTCACATGATGTCAGTGGGTCTGTGGGTTCTCGGCGGGATCATCGCCTTCCTGGTTGTGGAGAAGTTTGTGCGGGCCCTGAAGGGAGGCAGCGGCCACGGACATTCCCACGGCCACTCGCATG aTGCTCCCAAGGAGAAAGACAGTGATGGAGAAGAAGacaaggaaaagaagaagaagaaagaaagcaaagacaaGAAGGTGCCAAAGAAAGAGGAGACACAGGAGAAGAGCACAG ACATCAAGGTGTCGGGCTACCTGAACCTGGCAGCCGACTTCACACACAATTTTACCGACGGCCTGGCAATCGGAGCGTCGTTCCTGGTTGGCCCAGCGGTTGGCGCCGTCACCACGCTCACCATCCTGCTGCACGAGGTCCCGCATGAGATCGGAGACTTTGCCATCCTTGTCCAGTCTGGCTGCACCAAAAAGAA AGGCCATGTGTCTCCAGTTGCTGACTGCCCTGGGAGCTCTAGCCGGCACAGCTTGCTCCCTATTGGCCGAGGGCGTGGGCGCGGCGGCGACCGCCTGGATCCTGCCGTTCACGGCCGGCGGCTTTGTTTACATCGCCACGGTCACCGTGCTGCCAGAACTGCTGGCGGGCCGCTCCAGCTTCGGCCAGTCTCTGATGGAGATTCTGGCGCTGCTGTTCGGGGTGGGCATGATGGTGCTGATCGCCGAGTACGAGTGAGACGCGGCCGAGTGGACAGAGAGGTTGAAAAGGTCAAACGGTtaggggaagaaaagaaagaaaagctggTTTTAAAGTAG
- the slc39a7 gene encoding zinc transporter Slc39a7 isoform X1 yields the protein MGCIRLLALTLATSAVLLFASHSTTAHSHSHGDHGHGHGHHHHGHHHHGHSHGEDDHEDVKMFHGASKWSAEANIPLQEEEHHGHAHAHDHGHAHDHGHAHDHGHAHDHGHAHDHGHAHDHGHAHDHGHAHAHDHGHGHAHHDAEDIVRVHKEESGHAHSHGGERVKRETEGEKRDTLELWTQAIGATLLISAAPFLILFLIPVQSNSDQHQNLLKVLLSFASGGLLGDAFLHLIPHALEPHSHHGEEDHGHSHASEESRDHGHSHGAAHGHMMSVGLWVLGGIIAFLVVEKFVRALKGGSGHGHSHGHSHDAPKEKDSDGEEDKEKKKKKESKDKKVPKKEETQEKSTDIKVSGYLNLAADFTHNFTDGLAIGASFLVGPAVGAVTTLTILLHEVPHEIGDFAILVQSGCTKKKGHVSPVADCPGSSSRHSLLPIGRGRGRGGDRLDPAVHGRRLCLHRHGHRAARTAGGPLQLRPVSDGDSGAAVRGGHDGADRRVRVRRGRVDREVEKVKRLGEEKKEKLVLK from the exons ATGGGCTGTATACGTCTGCTGGCACTGACACTGGCCACATCTGCAGTACTCCTGTTCGCCTCACATTCAACCACTGCCCATAGCCATTCCCATGGCGACCACGGCCACGGCCACGGCCACCATCACCACGGCCACCATCACCACGGCCACTCCCACGGAGAAGACGATCATGAAGACGTGAAGATGTTCCACGGAGCGAGCAAGTGGAGCGCCGAGGCCAACATCCCTCTCCAGGAAGAGGAACACCACGGACACGCACACGCTCACGATCACGGGCACGCTCACGATCACGGGCACGCTCACGATCACGGGCACGCTCACGATCACGGGCACGCTCACGATCACGGGCACGCTCACGATCATGGGCACGCTCATGATCACGGACACGCT CACGCTCATGATCATGGACATGGGCACGCTCATCACGATGCGGAGGATATTGTTCGGGTGCACAAGGAGGAGAGTGGACACGCACACTCCCACGGAGGGGAGAGGGtgaagagggagacagaaggagagaaaagggaCACGCTGGAGCTGTGGACACAG GCTATCGGAGCGACCCTGCTGATCAGCGCGGCTCCTTTCCTCATCCTGTTTCTGATCCCAGTTCAGTCCAACAGCGACCAGCACCAGAACCTGCTCAAAGTGCTGCTCAGCTTTGCCTCAGGTGGACTGCTGGGAGACGCCTTCCTCCACCTCATTCCACACGCTTTGG AGCCCCACTCTCACCACGGAGAAGAAGATCATGGACACTCGCACGCAAGTGAGGAGTCACGTGACCACGGCCACTCCCATG GAGCCGCCCACGGTCACATGATGTCAGTGGGTCTGTGGGTTCTCGGCGGGATCATCGCCTTCCTGGTTGTGGAGAAGTTTGTGCGGGCCCTGAAGGGAGGCAGCGGCCACGGACATTCCCACGGCCACTCGCATG aTGCTCCCAAGGAGAAAGACAGTGATGGAGAAGAAGacaaggaaaagaagaagaagaaagaaagcaaagacaaGAAGGTGCCAAAGAAAGAGGAGACACAGGAGAAGAGCACAG ACATCAAGGTGTCGGGCTACCTGAACCTGGCAGCCGACTTCACACACAATTTTACCGACGGCCTGGCAATCGGAGCGTCGTTCCTGGTTGGCCCAGCGGTTGGCGCCGTCACCACGCTCACCATCCTGCTGCACGAGGTCCCGCATGAGATCGGAGACTTTGCCATCCTTGTCCAGTCTGGCTGCACCAAAAAGAA AGGCCATGTGTCTCCAGTTGCTGACTGCCCTGGGAGCTCTAGCCGGCACAGCTTGCTCCCTATTGGCCGAGGGCGTGGGCGCGGCGGCGACCGCCTGGATCCTGCCGTTCACGGCCGGCGGCTTTGTTTACATCGCCACGGTCACCGTGCTGCCAGAACTGCTGGCGGGCCGCTCCAGCTTCGGCCAGTCTCTGATGGAGATTCTGGCGCTGCTGTTCGGGGTGGGCATGATGGTGCTGATCGCCGAGTACGAGTGAGACGCGGCCGAGTGGACAGAGAGGTTGAAAAGGTCAAACGGTtaggggaagaaaagaaagaaaagctggTTTTAAAGTAG
- the slc39a7 gene encoding zinc transporter Slc39a7 isoform X3, whose protein sequence is MGCIRLLALTLATSAVLLFASHSTTAHSHSHGDHGHGHGHHHHGHHHHGHSHGEDDHEDVKMFHGASKWSAEANIPLQEEEHHGHAHAHDHGHAHDHGHAHDHGHAHDHGHAHDHGHAHDHGHAHDHGHAHDHGHAHAHDHGHAHDHGHGHAHHDAEDIVRVHKEESGHAHSHGGERVKRETEGEKRDTLELWTQAIGATLLISAAPFLILFLIPVQSNSDQHQNLLKVLLSFASGGLLGDAFLHLIPHALEPHSHHGEEDHGHSHASEESRDHGHSHGAAHGHMMSVGLWVLGGIIAFLVVEKFVRALKGGSGHGHSHGHSHDAPKEKDSDGEEDKEKKKKKESKDKKVPKKEETQEKSTDIKVSGYLNLAADFTHNFTDGLAIGASFLVGPAVGAVTTLTILLHEVPHEIGDFAILVQSGCTKKKAMCLQLLTALGALAGTACSLLAEGVGAAATAWILPFTAGGFVYIATVTVLPELLAGRSSFGQSLMEILALLFGVGMMVLIAEYE, encoded by the exons ATGGGCTGTATACGTCTGCTGGCACTGACACTGGCCACATCTGCAGTACTCCTGTTCGCCTCACATTCAACCACTGCCCATAGCCATTCCCATGGCGACCACGGCCACGGCCACGGCCACCATCACCACGGCCACCATCACCACGGCCACTCCCACGGAGAAGACGATCATGAAGACGTGAAGATGTTCCACGGAGCGAGCAAGTGGAGCGCCGAGGCCAACATCCCTCTCCAGGAAGAGGAACACCACGGACACGCACACGCTCACGATCACGGGCACGCTCACGATCACGGGCACGCTCACGATCACGGGCACGCTCACGATCACGGGCACGCTCACGATCACGGGCACGCTCACGATCATGGGCACGCTCATGATCACGGACACGCTCACGACCACGGGCACGCACACGCTCATGATCACGGGCACGCTCATGATCATGGACATGGGCACGCTCATCACGATGCGGAGGATATTGTTCGGGTGCACAAGGAGGAGAGTGGACACGCACACTCCCACGGAGGGGAGAGGGtgaagagggagacagaaggagagaaaagggaCACGCTGGAGCTGTGGACACAG GCTATCGGAGCGACCCTGCTGATCAGCGCGGCTCCTTTCCTCATCCTGTTTCTGATCCCAGTTCAGTCCAACAGCGACCAGCACCAGAACCTGCTCAAAGTGCTGCTCAGCTTTGCCTCAGGTGGACTGCTGGGAGACGCCTTCCTCCACCTCATTCCACACGCTTTGG AGCCCCACTCTCACCACGGAGAAGAAGATCATGGACACTCGCACGCAAGTGAGGAGTCACGTGACCACGGCCACTCCCATG GAGCCGCCCACGGTCACATGATGTCAGTGGGTCTGTGGGTTCTCGGCGGGATCATCGCCTTCCTGGTTGTGGAGAAGTTTGTGCGGGCCCTGAAGGGAGGCAGCGGCCACGGACATTCCCACGGCCACTCGCATG aTGCTCCCAAGGAGAAAGACAGTGATGGAGAAGAAGacaaggaaaagaagaagaagaaagaaagcaaagacaaGAAGGTGCCAAAGAAAGAGGAGACACAGGAGAAGAGCACAG ACATCAAGGTGTCGGGCTACCTGAACCTGGCAGCCGACTTCACACACAATTTTACCGACGGCCTGGCAATCGGAGCGTCGTTCCTGGTTGGCCCAGCGGTTGGCGCCGTCACCACGCTCACCATCCTGCTGCACGAGGTCCCGCATGAGATCGGAGACTTTGCCATCCTTGTCCAGTCTGGCTGCACCAAAAAGAAG GCCATGTGTCTCCAGTTGCTGACTGCCCTGGGAGCTCTAGCCGGCACAGCTTGCTCCCTATTGGCCGAGGGCGTGGGCGCGGCGGCGACCGCCTGGATCCTGCCGTTCACGGCCGGCGGCTTTGTTTACATCGCCACGGTCACCGTGCTGCCAGAACTGCTGGCGGGCCGCTCCAGCTTCGGCCAGTCTCTGATGGAGATTCTGGCGCTGCTGTTCGGGGTGGGCATGATGGTGCTGATCGCCGAGTACGAGTGA
- the slc39a7 gene encoding zinc transporter Slc39a7 isoform X4 → MGCIRLLALTLATSAVLLFASHSTTAHSHSHGDHGHGHGHHHHGHHHHGHSHGEDDHEDVKMFHGASKWSAEANIPLQEEEHHGHAHAHDHGHGHAHDHGHAHDHGHAHAHDHGHAHDHGHGHAHHDAEDIVRVHKEESGHAHSHGGERVKRETEGEKRDTLELWTQAIGATLLISAAPFLILFLIPVQSNSDQHQNLLKVLLSFASGGLLGDAFLHLIPHALEPHSHHGEEDHGHSHASEESRDHGHSHGAAHGHMMSVGLWVLGGIIAFLVVEKFVRALKGGSGHGHSHGHSHDAPKEKDSDGEEDKEKKKKKESKDKKVPKKEETQEKSTDIKVSGYLNLAADFTHNFTDGLAIGASFLVGPAVGAVTTLTILLHEVPHEIGDFAILVQSGCTKKKGHVSPVADCPGSSSRHSLLPIGRGRGRGGDRLDPAVHGRRLCLHRHGHRAARTAGGPLQLRPVSDGDSGAAVRGGHDGADRRVRVRRGRVDREVEKVKRLGEEKKEKLVLK, encoded by the exons ATGGGCTGTATACGTCTGCTGGCACTGACACTGGCCACATCTGCAGTACTCCTGTTCGCCTCACATTCAACCACTGCCCATAGCCATTCCCATGGCGACCACGGCCACGGCCACGGCCACCATCACCACGGCCACCATCACCACGGCCACTCCCACGGAGAAGACGATCATGAAGACGTGAAGATGTTCCACGGAGCGAGCAAGTGGAGCGCCGAGGCCAACATCCCTCTCCAGGAAGAGGAACACCACGGACACGCACACGCTCACGATCACGG TCATGGGCACGCTCATGATCACGGACACGCTCACGACCACGGGCACGCACACGCTCATGATCACGGGCACGCTCATGATCATGGACATGGGCACGCTCATCACGATGCGGAGGATATTGTTCGGGTGCACAAGGAGGAGAGTGGACACGCACACTCCCACGGAGGGGAGAGGGtgaagagggagacagaaggagagaaaagggaCACGCTGGAGCTGTGGACACAG GCTATCGGAGCGACCCTGCTGATCAGCGCGGCTCCTTTCCTCATCCTGTTTCTGATCCCAGTTCAGTCCAACAGCGACCAGCACCAGAACCTGCTCAAAGTGCTGCTCAGCTTTGCCTCAGGTGGACTGCTGGGAGACGCCTTCCTCCACCTCATTCCACACGCTTTGG AGCCCCACTCTCACCACGGAGAAGAAGATCATGGACACTCGCACGCAAGTGAGGAGTCACGTGACCACGGCCACTCCCATG GAGCCGCCCACGGTCACATGATGTCAGTGGGTCTGTGGGTTCTCGGCGGGATCATCGCCTTCCTGGTTGTGGAGAAGTTTGTGCGGGCCCTGAAGGGAGGCAGCGGCCACGGACATTCCCACGGCCACTCGCATG aTGCTCCCAAGGAGAAAGACAGTGATGGAGAAGAAGacaaggaaaagaagaagaagaaagaaagcaaagacaaGAAGGTGCCAAAGAAAGAGGAGACACAGGAGAAGAGCACAG ACATCAAGGTGTCGGGCTACCTGAACCTGGCAGCCGACTTCACACACAATTTTACCGACGGCCTGGCAATCGGAGCGTCGTTCCTGGTTGGCCCAGCGGTTGGCGCCGTCACCACGCTCACCATCCTGCTGCACGAGGTCCCGCATGAGATCGGAGACTTTGCCATCCTTGTCCAGTCTGGCTGCACCAAAAAGAA AGGCCATGTGTCTCCAGTTGCTGACTGCCCTGGGAGCTCTAGCCGGCACAGCTTGCTCCCTATTGGCCGAGGGCGTGGGCGCGGCGGCGACCGCCTGGATCCTGCCGTTCACGGCCGGCGGCTTTGTTTACATCGCCACGGTCACCGTGCTGCCAGAACTGCTGGCGGGCCGCTCCAGCTTCGGCCAGTCTCTGATGGAGATTCTGGCGCTGCTGTTCGGGGTGGGCATGATGGTGCTGATCGCCGAGTACGAGTGAGACGCGGCCGAGTGGACAGAGAGGTTGAAAAGGTCAAACGGTtaggggaagaaaagaaagaaaagctggTTTTAAAGTAG
- the slc39a7 gene encoding zinc transporter Slc39a7 isoform X6, translated as MGCIRLLALTLATSAVLLFASHSTTAHSHSHGDHGHGHGHHHHGHHHHGHSHGEDDHEDVKMFHGASKWSAEANIPLQEEEHHGHAHAHDHGHGHAHHDAEDIVRVHKEESGHAHSHGGERVKRETEGEKRDTLELWTQAIGATLLISAAPFLILFLIPVQSNSDQHQNLLKVLLSFASGGLLGDAFLHLIPHALEPHSHHGEEDHGHSHASEESRDHGHSHGAAHGHMMSVGLWVLGGIIAFLVVEKFVRALKGGSGHGHSHGHSHDAPKEKDSDGEEDKEKKKKKESKDKKVPKKEETQEKSTDIKVSGYLNLAADFTHNFTDGLAIGASFLVGPAVGAVTTLTILLHEVPHEIGDFAILVQSGCTKKKGHVSPVADCPGSSSRHSLLPIGRGRGRGGDRLDPAVHGRRLCLHRHGHRAARTAGGPLQLRPVSDGDSGAAVRGGHDGADRRVRVRRGRVDREVEKVKRLGEEKKEKLVLK; from the exons ATGGGCTGTATACGTCTGCTGGCACTGACACTGGCCACATCTGCAGTACTCCTGTTCGCCTCACATTCAACCACTGCCCATAGCCATTCCCATGGCGACCACGGCCACGGCCACGGCCACCATCACCACGGCCACCATCACCACGGCCACTCCCACGGAGAAGACGATCATGAAGACGTGAAGATGTTCCACGGAGCGAGCAAGTGGAGCGCCGAGGCCAACATCCCTCTCCAGGAAGAGGAACACCACGGACACGCACACGCTCACGATCAC GGACATGGGCACGCTCATCACGATGCGGAGGATATTGTTCGGGTGCACAAGGAGGAGAGTGGACACGCACACTCCCACGGAGGGGAGAGGGtgaagagggagacagaaggagagaaaagggaCACGCTGGAGCTGTGGACACAG GCTATCGGAGCGACCCTGCTGATCAGCGCGGCTCCTTTCCTCATCCTGTTTCTGATCCCAGTTCAGTCCAACAGCGACCAGCACCAGAACCTGCTCAAAGTGCTGCTCAGCTTTGCCTCAGGTGGACTGCTGGGAGACGCCTTCCTCCACCTCATTCCACACGCTTTGG AGCCCCACTCTCACCACGGAGAAGAAGATCATGGACACTCGCACGCAAGTGAGGAGTCACGTGACCACGGCCACTCCCATG GAGCCGCCCACGGTCACATGATGTCAGTGGGTCTGTGGGTTCTCGGCGGGATCATCGCCTTCCTGGTTGTGGAGAAGTTTGTGCGGGCCCTGAAGGGAGGCAGCGGCCACGGACATTCCCACGGCCACTCGCATG aTGCTCCCAAGGAGAAAGACAGTGATGGAGAAGAAGacaaggaaaagaagaagaagaaagaaagcaaagacaaGAAGGTGCCAAAGAAAGAGGAGACACAGGAGAAGAGCACAG ACATCAAGGTGTCGGGCTACCTGAACCTGGCAGCCGACTTCACACACAATTTTACCGACGGCCTGGCAATCGGAGCGTCGTTCCTGGTTGGCCCAGCGGTTGGCGCCGTCACCACGCTCACCATCCTGCTGCACGAGGTCCCGCATGAGATCGGAGACTTTGCCATCCTTGTCCAGTCTGGCTGCACCAAAAAGAA AGGCCATGTGTCTCCAGTTGCTGACTGCCCTGGGAGCTCTAGCCGGCACAGCTTGCTCCCTATTGGCCGAGGGCGTGGGCGCGGCGGCGACCGCCTGGATCCTGCCGTTCACGGCCGGCGGCTTTGTTTACATCGCCACGGTCACCGTGCTGCCAGAACTGCTGGCGGGCCGCTCCAGCTTCGGCCAGTCTCTGATGGAGATTCTGGCGCTGCTGTTCGGGGTGGGCATGATGGTGCTGATCGCCGAGTACGAGTGAGACGCGGCCGAGTGGACAGAGAGGTTGAAAAGGTCAAACGGTtaggggaagaaaagaaagaaaagctggTTTTAAAGTAG
- the slc39a7 gene encoding zinc transporter Slc39a7 isoform X2, with product MGCIRLLALTLATSAVLLFASHSTTAHSHSHGDHGHGHGHHHHGHHHHGHSHGEDDHEDVKMFHGASKWSAEANIPLQEEEHHGHAHAHDHGHAHDHGHAHDHGHAHDHGHAHDHGHAHDHGHAHDHGHAHGHGHAHHDAEDIVRVHKEESGHAHSHGGERVKRETEGEKRDTLELWTQAIGATLLISAAPFLILFLIPVQSNSDQHQNLLKVLLSFASGGLLGDAFLHLIPHALEPHSHHGEEDHGHSHASEESRDHGHSHGAAHGHMMSVGLWVLGGIIAFLVVEKFVRALKGGSGHGHSHGHSHDAPKEKDSDGEEDKEKKKKKESKDKKVPKKEETQEKSTDIKVSGYLNLAADFTHNFTDGLAIGASFLVGPAVGAVTTLTILLHEVPHEIGDFAILVQSGCTKKKGHVSPVADCPGSSSRHSLLPIGRGRGRGGDRLDPAVHGRRLCLHRHGHRAARTAGGPLQLRPVSDGDSGAAVRGGHDGADRRVRVRRGRVDREVEKVKRLGEEKKEKLVLK from the exons ATGGGCTGTATACGTCTGCTGGCACTGACACTGGCCACATCTGCAGTACTCCTGTTCGCCTCACATTCAACCACTGCCCATAGCCATTCCCATGGCGACCACGGCCACGGCCACGGCCACCATCACCACGGCCACCATCACCACGGCCACTCCCACGGAGAAGACGATCATGAAGACGTGAAGATGTTCCACGGAGCGAGCAAGTGGAGCGCCGAGGCCAACATCCCTCTCCAGGAAGAGGAACACCACGGACACGCACACGCTCACGATCACGGGCACGCTCACGATCACGGGCACGCTCACGATCACGGGCACGCTCACGATCACGGGCACGCTCACGATCACGGGCACGCTCACGATCATGGGCACGCTCATGATCACGGACACGCTCAC GGACATGGGCACGCTCATCACGATGCGGAGGATATTGTTCGGGTGCACAAGGAGGAGAGTGGACACGCACACTCCCACGGAGGGGAGAGGGtgaagagggagacagaaggagagaaaagggaCACGCTGGAGCTGTGGACACAG GCTATCGGAGCGACCCTGCTGATCAGCGCGGCTCCTTTCCTCATCCTGTTTCTGATCCCAGTTCAGTCCAACAGCGACCAGCACCAGAACCTGCTCAAAGTGCTGCTCAGCTTTGCCTCAGGTGGACTGCTGGGAGACGCCTTCCTCCACCTCATTCCACACGCTTTGG AGCCCCACTCTCACCACGGAGAAGAAGATCATGGACACTCGCACGCAAGTGAGGAGTCACGTGACCACGGCCACTCCCATG GAGCCGCCCACGGTCACATGATGTCAGTGGGTCTGTGGGTTCTCGGCGGGATCATCGCCTTCCTGGTTGTGGAGAAGTTTGTGCGGGCCCTGAAGGGAGGCAGCGGCCACGGACATTCCCACGGCCACTCGCATG aTGCTCCCAAGGAGAAAGACAGTGATGGAGAAGAAGacaaggaaaagaagaagaagaaagaaagcaaagacaaGAAGGTGCCAAAGAAAGAGGAGACACAGGAGAAGAGCACAG ACATCAAGGTGTCGGGCTACCTGAACCTGGCAGCCGACTTCACACACAATTTTACCGACGGCCTGGCAATCGGAGCGTCGTTCCTGGTTGGCCCAGCGGTTGGCGCCGTCACCACGCTCACCATCCTGCTGCACGAGGTCCCGCATGAGATCGGAGACTTTGCCATCCTTGTCCAGTCTGGCTGCACCAAAAAGAA AGGCCATGTGTCTCCAGTTGCTGACTGCCCTGGGAGCTCTAGCCGGCACAGCTTGCTCCCTATTGGCCGAGGGCGTGGGCGCGGCGGCGACCGCCTGGATCCTGCCGTTCACGGCCGGCGGCTTTGTTTACATCGCCACGGTCACCGTGCTGCCAGAACTGCTGGCGGGCCGCTCCAGCTTCGGCCAGTCTCTGATGGAGATTCTGGCGCTGCTGTTCGGGGTGGGCATGATGGTGCTGATCGCCGAGTACGAGTGAGACGCGGCCGAGTGGACAGAGAGGTTGAAAAGGTCAAACGGTtaggggaagaaaagaaagaaaagctggTTTTAAAGTAG